A genomic region of Apteryx mantelli isolate bAptMan1 chromosome 12, bAptMan1.hap1, whole genome shotgun sequence contains the following coding sequences:
- the TKT gene encoding transketolase isoform X1 yields MEDYHKPDQQTLQALKDTANRLRVSSIKATTAAGSGHPTSCCSAAEIMSVLFFHTMRYKVQDPRNASNDRFVLSKGHAAPILYSVWAEAGFLQESELLNLRKIDSVLEGHPVPRQAFTDVATGSLGQGLGAACGMAYTGKFFDRASFRVYCLLGDGELSEGSVWEAMAFAGFYKLDNLVAIFDVNRLGQSDPAPLQHHVEIYQKRCEAFGWHAIIVDGHSVEELCKAFGQAKHQPTAIIAKTFKGKGISGVEDKESWHGKPLPKNMAEQVIQEIDDKIQNKKKLSPALPEEDAPIVNIRNIKMPSPPSYKVGEKMATRKAYGLALAKLGHANDRVIALDGDTKNSTFSELFKKEHPSRYIECYIAEQNMVSIAVGCATRDRTVAFASTFATFFTRAFDQIRMAAISESNINLCGSHCGVSIGEDGPSQMGLEDLCMFRAVPNATVFYPSDAVATEKAVEIAANTKGICFIRTSRPENAVIYNNNEDFHIGQAKVVLKSKDDQVTVIGAGVTLHEALAAAEQLRKEKIFIRVIDPFTIKPLDKKTILENARATKGRIITVEDHYHEGGIGEAVCAAVVGEPGITVNRLAVSHVPRSGKPAELLKMFGIDKDAIVQAVKVAVSKSRNAE; encoded by the exons CCACCCTACATCATGTTGCAGTGCAGCAGAGATTATGTCTGTGCTGTTTTTCCATACCATGAGGTACAAAGTGCAAGATCCCAGAAATGCCAGCAATGACCGGTTTGTTCTCTCAAAG GGTCATGCAGCACCAATTTTATATTCTGTTTGGGCAGAGGCTGGATTTCTACAGGAATCAGAATTACTGAACTTGAGGAAAATTGATTCTGTCTTAGAAGGACACCCAGTACCA AGACAAGCATTCACTGATGTAGCTACTGGATCCCTTGGCCAAGGTCTTGGCGCTGCCTGTGGAATGGCATACACTGGCAAATTCTTTGACAGAGCCAG CTTTCGAGTGTATTGTCTGCTTGGGGATGGAGAGTTATCTGAAGGCTCTGTTTGGGAGGCAATGGCCTTTGCTGGGTTTTACAAGCTTGATAATCTAGTTGCTATATTTGACGTTAACCGTCTTGGACAAAGTGACCCTGCTCCTCTGCAGCATCATGTTGAAATCTACCAGAAACGTTGTGAAGCCTTTGG CTGGCATGCTATCATCGTTGACGGACACAGTGTAGAGGAACTCTGCAAAGCCTTTGGCCAGGCCAAACATCAGCCAACTGCTATCATTGCAAAGACTTTTAAAGGCAAAGGCATATCAG GTGTTGAAGATAAGGAAAGCTGGCATGGAAAGCCCCTTCCTAAAAACATGGCTGAACAAGTCATTCAGGAAATAGATGACAAAATCcaaaataagaaaaagctttctccAGCCCTGCCGGAAGAAGATGCACCTATAGTAAATATTAGAAACATTAAGATGCCATCTCCACCAAGTTACAAAGTAGGAGAAAAG ATGGCTACCCGCAAAGCTTATGGTCTGGCACTTGCAAAACTGGGCCATGCCAATGATCGAGTGATTGCTTTGGATGGAGACACAAAGAACTCCACCTTCTCAGAACTTTTTAAGAAAGAACATCCCAGTCGCTACATTGAATGCTACATTGCTGAACAGAACATG GTGAGCATCGCAGTTGGCTGTGCCACTCGTGACAGAACTgttgcttttgccagcaccttTGCCACCTTCTTCACCCGGGCATTTGATCAGATCCGTATGGCTGCCATCTCCGAAAGTAACATCAATCTCTGTGGGTCGCACTGTGGTGTTTCTATTG GTGAGGATGGGCCGTCTCAGATGGGACTGGAGGATCTATGCATGTTCCGGGCTGTTCCCAATGCTACTGTCTTTTACCCTAGTGATGCTGTAGCCACTGAAAAAGCAGTGGAAATAGCTGCCAACACCAAG GGCATTTGTTTCATAAGAACCAGTCGTCCTGAAAATGCTGTCATTTATAACAACAATGAGGACTTCCATATTGGACAGGCGAAG GTGGTTCTGAAGAGTAAGGATGACCAAGTGACTGTGATAGGAGCAGGAGTGACTCTGCATGAGGCTctggctgcagcagagcagctgagaaaag AAAAAATTTTCATACGTGTGATTGATCCCTTCACTATAAAACCCCTGGATAAGAAGACAATACTTGAAAATGCAAGAGCGACCAAAGGCAGAATCATCACTGTTGAGGACCATTACCACGAAG GTGGCATTGGAGAAGCAGTGTGTGCTGCTGTGGTGGGTGAGCCTGGTATCACAGTTAATCGCTTGGCTGTATCTCATGTACCACGCAGCGGGAAGCCAGCTGAGCTCCTGAAGATGTTTGGCATTGATAAAGATGCCATTGTGCAAGCTGTTAAGGTGGCAGTGTCCAAATCGAGAAATGCGGAGTAG
- the TKT gene encoding transketolase isoform X2 — MSVLFFHTMRYKVQDPRNASNDRFVLSKGHAAPILYSVWAEAGFLQESELLNLRKIDSVLEGHPVPRQAFTDVATGSLGQGLGAACGMAYTGKFFDRASFRVYCLLGDGELSEGSVWEAMAFAGFYKLDNLVAIFDVNRLGQSDPAPLQHHVEIYQKRCEAFGWHAIIVDGHSVEELCKAFGQAKHQPTAIIAKTFKGKGISGVEDKESWHGKPLPKNMAEQVIQEIDDKIQNKKKLSPALPEEDAPIVNIRNIKMPSPPSYKVGEKMATRKAYGLALAKLGHANDRVIALDGDTKNSTFSELFKKEHPSRYIECYIAEQNMVSIAVGCATRDRTVAFASTFATFFTRAFDQIRMAAISESNINLCGSHCGVSIGEDGPSQMGLEDLCMFRAVPNATVFYPSDAVATEKAVEIAANTKGICFIRTSRPENAVIYNNNEDFHIGQAKVVLKSKDDQVTVIGAGVTLHEALAAAEQLRKEKIFIRVIDPFTIKPLDKKTILENARATKGRIITVEDHYHEGGIGEAVCAAVVGEPGITVNRLAVSHVPRSGKPAELLKMFGIDKDAIVQAVKVAVSKSRNAE; from the exons ATGTCTGTGCTGTTTTTCCATACCATGAGGTACAAAGTGCAAGATCCCAGAAATGCCAGCAATGACCGGTTTGTTCTCTCAAAG GGTCATGCAGCACCAATTTTATATTCTGTTTGGGCAGAGGCTGGATTTCTACAGGAATCAGAATTACTGAACTTGAGGAAAATTGATTCTGTCTTAGAAGGACACCCAGTACCA AGACAAGCATTCACTGATGTAGCTACTGGATCCCTTGGCCAAGGTCTTGGCGCTGCCTGTGGAATGGCATACACTGGCAAATTCTTTGACAGAGCCAG CTTTCGAGTGTATTGTCTGCTTGGGGATGGAGAGTTATCTGAAGGCTCTGTTTGGGAGGCAATGGCCTTTGCTGGGTTTTACAAGCTTGATAATCTAGTTGCTATATTTGACGTTAACCGTCTTGGACAAAGTGACCCTGCTCCTCTGCAGCATCATGTTGAAATCTACCAGAAACGTTGTGAAGCCTTTGG CTGGCATGCTATCATCGTTGACGGACACAGTGTAGAGGAACTCTGCAAAGCCTTTGGCCAGGCCAAACATCAGCCAACTGCTATCATTGCAAAGACTTTTAAAGGCAAAGGCATATCAG GTGTTGAAGATAAGGAAAGCTGGCATGGAAAGCCCCTTCCTAAAAACATGGCTGAACAAGTCATTCAGGAAATAGATGACAAAATCcaaaataagaaaaagctttctccAGCCCTGCCGGAAGAAGATGCACCTATAGTAAATATTAGAAACATTAAGATGCCATCTCCACCAAGTTACAAAGTAGGAGAAAAG ATGGCTACCCGCAAAGCTTATGGTCTGGCACTTGCAAAACTGGGCCATGCCAATGATCGAGTGATTGCTTTGGATGGAGACACAAAGAACTCCACCTTCTCAGAACTTTTTAAGAAAGAACATCCCAGTCGCTACATTGAATGCTACATTGCTGAACAGAACATG GTGAGCATCGCAGTTGGCTGTGCCACTCGTGACAGAACTgttgcttttgccagcaccttTGCCACCTTCTTCACCCGGGCATTTGATCAGATCCGTATGGCTGCCATCTCCGAAAGTAACATCAATCTCTGTGGGTCGCACTGTGGTGTTTCTATTG GTGAGGATGGGCCGTCTCAGATGGGACTGGAGGATCTATGCATGTTCCGGGCTGTTCCCAATGCTACTGTCTTTTACCCTAGTGATGCTGTAGCCACTGAAAAAGCAGTGGAAATAGCTGCCAACACCAAG GGCATTTGTTTCATAAGAACCAGTCGTCCTGAAAATGCTGTCATTTATAACAACAATGAGGACTTCCATATTGGACAGGCGAAG GTGGTTCTGAAGAGTAAGGATGACCAAGTGACTGTGATAGGAGCAGGAGTGACTCTGCATGAGGCTctggctgcagcagagcagctgagaaaag AAAAAATTTTCATACGTGTGATTGATCCCTTCACTATAAAACCCCTGGATAAGAAGACAATACTTGAAAATGCAAGAGCGACCAAAGGCAGAATCATCACTGTTGAGGACCATTACCACGAAG GTGGCATTGGAGAAGCAGTGTGTGCTGCTGTGGTGGGTGAGCCTGGTATCACAGTTAATCGCTTGGCTGTATCTCATGTACCACGCAGCGGGAAGCCAGCTGAGCTCCTGAAGATGTTTGGCATTGATAAAGATGCCATTGTGCAAGCTGTTAAGGTGGCAGTGTCCAAATCGAGAAATGCGGAGTAG